In Anopheles cruzii chromosome X, idAnoCruzAS_RS32_06, whole genome shotgun sequence, one genomic interval encodes:
- the LOC128277630 gene encoding sodium channel protein Nach-like: MASDACERWFRRVHWVMVVPGLIYMMYGSMWNLLNNYLYNPLTFYVDTAHLQWNTTFPAVTLCQVVNTETIAELSESYFGELRDPAVDSLVTDIAFSGSACYACEQCLGESGPGLDCGALSNFTDILRRYRAPCEALLSDCHWQSEPLDCCRLFRPLDTEFGRCYGANAANADPVPAGVAEPPKLVSNRVTGPGGLHFRVLEDVQLYLHDEYSVPHAYVERTLRETVLWGMRKEIVVRTIEMQNRPSVRELPIERRNCRFPSEIADRDGQLYSFYSFSSCAVECFARTQRNYCNCTHHLMPRPLHHETPPSSICSFEGLTCLTEHSVEIAHARKQCPCLSSCVEPEYFVVHKTENDFAADTEDGLVTVRLLSLPYERFVRNIAKTDMDLFIALGGLIGLFFGASLLTAIDFLLNLCYVATFRARCNRRSITMPTRRTFRRTFRHRRLAGASASGTWRPIQVAIGGPETLGSTGTAAGQLGI; the protein is encoded by the exons CCGACGCTTGCGAACGGTGGTTCCGAAG GGTCCActgggtgatggtggtgcccggTTTGATCTACATGATGTACGGCTCGATGTGGAATCTGCTCAACAACTACCTCTACAACCCGCTCACCTTCTACGTTGACACCGCCCA CCTGCAGTGGAACACAACCTTCCCGGCGGTCACCCTGTGCCAGGTGGTCAACACCGAAACCATCGCCGAGCTGAGTGAAAG TTACTTCGGCGAGCTGCGCGACCCGGCCGTCGACAGTCTCGTGACGGATATCGCGTTCTCCGGGAGCGCCTGTTACGCGTGTGAGCAGTGTCTCGGCGAGTCGGGGCCGGGTCTGGACTGCGGGGCCCTGAGCAACTTCACCGACATCCTGCGCCGCTACCGGGCACCGTGCGAGGCGCTGCTCAGCGACTGCCACTGGCAGTCGGAGCCGCTCGACTGCTGCCGCCTGTTCCGGCCGCTGGACACCGAGTTCGGGCGGTGCTACGGGGCAAACGCGGCCAACGCCgacccggtgccggccggtgtgGCGGAGCCCCCGAAGCTGGTCAGCAACCGGgtgaccgggccgggtgggctCCACTTCCGGGTGCTGGAGGACGTGCAGCTGTACCTACACGACGAGTACAGTGTGCCGCACGCGTACGTGGAGCGCACGCTGCGCGAAACCGTCCTCTGGGGGATGCGCAAGGAGATCGTCGTGCGGACGATCGAAATGCAGAACCGACCGTCGGTGCGCGAGCTGCCGATCGAGCGGCGCAACTGTCGCTTCCCGTCCGAGATTGCCGATCGCG ATGGGCAGCTGTACTCGTTCTACAGCTTTTCGTCCTGCGCGGTCGAGTGCTTCGCGCGGACACAGCGCAACTACTGCAACTGCACGCACCACCTGATGCCGCGGCCGCTGCACCACGAAACGCCCCCGTCAAGCATCTGCTCGTTCGAGGGGCTCACCTGCCTGACCGAGCACTCGGTCGAGATCGCCCACGCGCGCAAGCAATGCCCCTGTCTGTCGTCCTGCGTCGAGCCGGAGTACTTCGTGGTGCACAAGACGGAAAA TGACttcgccgccgacaccgagGATGGGCTGGTGACGGTGCGCCTGCTGTCGCTACCGTACGAGCGCTTCGTGCGCAACATCGCCAAGACGGATATGGATCTGTTCA TCGCCCTCGGCGGACTGATTGGCCTGTTCTTCGGGGCGTCCCTGCTGACGGCTATCGATTTTCTGCTCAACCTCTGCTACGTGGCTACGTTCCGGGCGCGATGCAACCGCAGAAGCATCACCATGCCGACCCGGCGAACGTTCCGCCGAACGTTCCGGCATAGGCGGTTGGCTGGGGCGAGCGCTAGTGGCACGTGGCGCCCAATCCAGGTGGCGATTGGTGGCCCGGAAACGCTGGGAAGCACGGGAACGGCAGCAGGACAGCTCGGAATATAG